The following DNA comes from Croceicoccus sp. YJ47.
GATGTCCTGATCGATACGGAAGTAGGCGCCGTATGATTCGGTCTTGAAAAAGGGTTCGAATTCGCTGATCGAATCGTAATAACCGTTCCCGGCTGCCAGATATTCGGCATACCCTGTGCCGTTCAGCAATTGCGACGTCGGAGCCGGGCGGTACGCAAGCGCCAGCGAACCATCCGCCCGCGCCCAGTCCGCAGCGATGGTGATCTTGGTCGCGCTGCTCGGAAGGAAGATCAGCTTGCTGCGCACGATCAGGTCGTTGCTGGCGTTGACATCGCGATTGATGATGCGGTTCTCGCCGAAACCCTCGCCCTGATCCCGCAGATAGGCTGCAAGATCGATCGCTATCGTGTCGGTAATGCCGCCGGAGACATAGAGCGATCCCTCCATCGTCTTGTAGTTTCCATAACCGACCGATGCCCGCAGAAGGGGATCGAAGCTCGGCTCCTTCGTCACGACATTCACCGCGCCGCCCGTGGCATTGCGGCCGTATAGCGTACCTTGCGGACCTTTCAGAACCTCGACCCGCTCGATATTGGCCAGCGCGAAATTCGATCCCGCCATGGACGGCAGGTAGACACCGTCGATGAAGGTCGCGATGGCGCTGTCCTGCCCGGTCGACCCGCCCTGCGTCCCGATGCCGCGCAATGTGAAGTTCACCGCCTCTGTCGTGCGCGTGACATTCAGGCCGGAAACCGCAACCACGAGGTCGTTCGTGGACTGAATCCCTGTCTGACCCAGCGATTCGGACGTGATCGCACTGATCGCGATCGGCACATCCTGAATGCTTTGTGCGCGCTTTTGCGCGGTCACGATGATCTCTTGCCCTCGCGCTTCGTCTTCGACGACGGAATCCTGGGCCAGTGCGGGATTTGCCCCCGCCAAAAGCGCCATCATCATAGCACCCGTGCTTACAGTGGTCCTCACGATCTCTCCTCTCCCATTTTTCAGGCCTGCTTTGCGCCGGCCTATTCGTCTTGAAATCTAATGAAGATGGGTTATTGTCAACTAAAGAATAGTACACCACAGCATTAATTTGGGCGCTGTCGTGGGAAAGTCGGGAGAGAGAAACTGAAACCGGATCGCAAGGCGTGGCCAGCGGGCCGTTTCCATTGGCCCGATCCCGAAGCGACTGGCGATGCCAACTCGAGGCCGGCTGCTGACCCTGTGTTCGATTCTCGGTTCTTTTCAGTCTAAGGAAATATCCAAATGAAGATACAGGCAGCAGTCGCACGCGACATCGACGGCATCTTTTCGGTCGAGAATGTCGATCTTGCCGATCCCCAGCCCGGCGAAGTGCTGGTGAGGCTGGTGGCCACCGGCCTTTGCCATACCGATTATGCGATCATCGAACAGATCATGCCGATACCCTTGCCCATGGTGCTCGGCCACGAGGGGGCGGGGATCGTCGAAAGGATCGGCGCAGGGGTCGAGGGATTGTCGCCGGGCGATCATGTCGTGATGACATTCGACACCTGCGGTCATTGCGACGAATGCTCTCACGGTCATCCGTC
Coding sequences within:
- a CDS encoding TonB-dependent receptor; protein product: MRTTVSTGAMMMALLAGANPALAQDSVVEDEARGQEIIVTAQKRAQSIQDVPIAISAITSESLGQTGIQSTNDLVVAVSGLNVTRTTEAVNFTLRGIGTQGGSTGQDSAIATFIDGVYLPSMAGSNFALANIERVEVLKGPQGTLYGRNATGGAVNVVTKEPSFDPLLRASVGYGNYKTMEGSLYVSGGITDTIAIDLAAYLRDQGEGFGENRIINRDVNASNDLIVRSKLIFLPSSATKITIAADWARADGSLALAYRPAPTSQLLNGTGYAEYLAAGNGYYDSISEFEPFFKTESYGAYFRIDQDIGDFTISNLAAYRGSDGYQRVEVDGTPLKIVDAPLFNQEDQFTNELQLSYARDGLDAIVGLYYLDGKSQYNPFQIAGLAIEGQTGGLANRLVINSAQKTQSYAIFGQATWEFLSDTNLTLGARYTVDERTLDADQFFDIGGQVPTPYGDRLMPNGTLFPLGSVAQEEKFKKPSWRIALDHQFTPDFMGYASYSRGFKSGVFNLTSPADPHFPKRSMPMSWGSRHRRRWA